One Amaranthus tricolor cultivar Red isolate AtriRed21 chromosome 10, ASM2621246v1, whole genome shotgun sequence genomic window carries:
- the LOC130825289 gene encoding uncharacterized protein LOC130825289, translating to MNLCDADALRMPCLSSRDVSCLLKPNMRFVCAAPHIESTSGMENELDSLQGGSRGDILPSSAAYSNTSSFLDEHLVGSQERFAGSLGWSAGFSIENTDEQNSQQAQVLKYSNDESYKQMSGKKIGVVGEQNILSPLETSTGRAKKRRKISDDFESIKYLHLEGRRIYQEAEKKLFSLHDSLIRPIMNEQIEKERFSQPVSKSNTGANPRMPYIQNKQLLEPEVVLQQAGESKVQMQVAPGLSDKRGSSQQLHVGRGQSTHNQDAVSSVLEVMNGDYMKLLDLDDEVAEEQFRMVMERPLSPILPEFGILEFSQKVQAQTVSENIEAVYQRGFSVQNKNQLYFVLFSDMEDIGSVTRIFCATRTCVDQCCLFFQTNWAVQDILGVLLLENELTPREKACVLFSLLLLNFSAISSNKSVTFQVQEQMVTLSAQMHAVLNSDTREMLRKICNLHDVLALGEEFVLNRKVLSDVDVSGELLVDCGSSIGIVHQGENTVLWPKIAPTDLVVTGSSILASIYKAVGHLGSLCEFSLKLLHMGRADYSLALSILHNFACLCGEDYFTNSNYSSVMKVVKSVVAFMEASLSKGPIKDLQAGDITWHHFTTCVRCPFKEGSVTLDAVSSELLDELRRHLVPQIPGATAHSLNSKAVSCLLSDVLSSLELIASIMCWDWVCENIVQKLFHMLELSCQNEVFSTALVVLLGYIGRLGVEARGYNDAGVEGIRHHLLGLLCQATTSKCDSAVPMAILYGVTGLCPKGHEIFQKVYDVIHSSKDWHSASSPSDDIVSKFLSSLSSKQATSLASLLSFDSGLAA from the exons ATGAATTTATGTGATGCCGATGCGCTCAGAATGCCTTGCTTGTCATCCAGGGATGTTTCATGTCTTCTTAAACCAAACATGCGATTTGTGTGCGCAGCGCCTCATATAGAATCGACTTCTGGTATGGAGAATGAATTGGATTCTCTGCAAGGGGGTTCTCGTGGAGATATCTTACCAAGCTCTGCCGCTTACTCCAATACGTCATCTTTTTTAGATGAACATTTGGTAGGATCGCAGGAAAGATTTGCTGGCTCTCTTGGTTGGTCAGCAGGGTTCTCCATTGAGAACACAGACGAACAAAACAGCCAACAAGCACAAGTGCTCAAATACTCTAATGACGAGTCCTACAAACAAATGAGTGGCAAGAAAATAGGCGTTGTTGGTGAACAGAATATACTAAGCCCTCTGGAAACTTCTACTGGCCGTGCTAAAAAGAGAAGGAAGATTTCTGATGATTTTGAGTCTATCAAATATCTGCATTTGGAAGGTAGAAGAATCTATCAGGAAGCAGAAAAAAAGCTTTTTTCTTTACACGATAGTTTAATCAGACCTATTATGAATGAGCAGATAGAGAAGGAACGTTTTTCACAGCCTGTCAGTAAATCTAATACCGGTGCCAATCCTAGAATGCCTTACATTCAAAATAAGCAATTACTTGAACCAGAGGTAGTCCTTCAGCAAGCTGGTGAATCTAAGGTGCAGATGCAAGTGGCACCTGGTCTAAGTGACAAAAGGGGAAGCTCCCAGCAATTACATGTTGGAAGAGGCCAAAGCACACACAATCAAGATGCTGTGAGTAGCGTTCTGGAAGTGATGAATGGGGATTACATGAAACTACTTGATTTGGATGATGAAGTTGCTGAAGAACAATTCCGAATGGTGATGGAAAGGCCTCTGTCTCCAATCCTTCCCGAGTTTGGTATTCTGGAGTTTAGTCAAAAGGTTCAAGCGCAGACTGTATCTGAAAATATTGAAGCTGTGTATCAACGTGGTTTTTCAGtacaaaataaaaaccaactgtactttgttttgttttctgatATGGAGGATATTGGCAGTGTAACAAGGATATTTTGTGCTACTAGAACCTGCGTAGATCAATGCTGCCTGTTTTTTCAAACAAATTGGGCAGTTCAAGATATACTAGGGGTCTTACTATTGGAGAACGAACTGACTCccag GGAAAAAGCCTGTGTTTTATTTTCTCTTCTGCTACTTAATTTTTCCGCTATATCATCGAACAAGTCTGTGACCTTCCAAGTCCAAGAGCAAATGGTTACTTTGTCTGCACAGATGCACGCAG TGTTAAACTCTGATACCAGAGAAATGCTTAGAAAAATCTGTAACCTTCATGATGTACTTGCATTGGGTGAAGAATTTGTACTGAACAGAAAAGTTTTATCCGATGTTGACGTGAGCGGCGAACTGCTTGTTGATTGTGGCTCAAGTATTGGGATTGTACATCAAGGGGAGAATACTGTTTTGTGGCCTAAGATAGCTCCAACTGATCTGGTTGTTACTGGGAGCAGCATATTGGCTTCTATCTATAAAGCAGTTGGTCATCTTGGCTCTTTATGTGAATTTTCACTCAAGTTGCTGCACATGGGCAGAGCTGATTATTCTTTGGCGTTGTCAATTCTTCATAATTTTGCTTGCTTATGTGGTGAAGATTATTTTACCAACAGCAATTATTCTTCGGTTATGAAAGTTGTTAAATCTGTGGTGGCGTTCATGGAGGCTTCTTTGTCCAAGGGTCCCATTAAAGATCTCCAAGCAGGGGATATTACTTGGCATCATTTCACAACTTGTGTCAGATGCCCATTCAAAGAAGGCTCTGTTACTCTTGATGCTGTTTCTTCAGAGCTGTTGGACGAGCTACGAAGACATCTTGTCCCTCAAATTCCAGGTGCAACGGCTCATTCATTGAACAGCAAAGCTGTTTCTTGCCTTCTAAGTGATGTCCTGTCTTCTTTGGAACTCATTGCATCAATTATG tGCTGGGACTGGGTATGCGAGAACATTGTACAAAAGCTATTTCACatgttggaattaagttgtcaGAATGAAGTCTTTTCTACTGCCCTTGTGGTGCTTCTCGGTTATATCGGGAG ACTGGGAGTTGAAGCACGTGGCTATAATGACGCTGGAGTTGAGGGTATAAGACACCATTTGTTAGGTCTTTTATGTCAGGCTACCACATCGAAGTGTGATTCAGCTGTACCAATGGCCATCCTTTATGGAGTGACTGGGCTTTGTCCGAAAGGTCATGAGATTTTTCAGAAGGTTTATGATGTAATTCATTCATCCAAAGATTGGCATTCTGCATCATCTCCATCTGATGATATTGTAAGCAAATTTCTTTCATCTCTTAGCAGCAAACAAGCAACCTCCTTGGCTAGTCTATTGAGTTTTGATTCAGGACTAGCTGCATAG
- the LOC130824804 gene encoding uncharacterized protein LOC130824804 yields MSSSSGSSRAIENSQPTRCYCGMKIAMMRSWTPKNLGRRFMACKLYDIESGRRGCSFFRWIDADQVEWQRVTIIVLVEANKELRNEVNVLRSRLSRSEYEKSCLVAEFELEEAKAAAKVTGDGFDGWHVGRLKLAKNFSKSQYLALLVVLFLGTLFKIME; encoded by the coding sequence ATGTCTTCTTCTAGTGGTTCTTCTCGTGCCATTGAAAACTCACAACCTACTAGATGCTACTGTGGGATGAAAATTGCGATGATGAGGTCTTGGACCCCCAAAAATCTTGGGCGTAGGTTCATGGCTTGTAAATTATATGACATTGAAAGTGGAAGAAGGGGTTGCTCGTTCTTCAGGTGGATTGATGCCGATCAAGTGGAGTGGCAAAGGGtaactattattgtgttggtgGAGGCCAATAAGGAACTGAGGAATGAAGTGAATGTGCTGAGGAGTCGGTTGAGTAGGTCGGAGTATGAGAAATCATGTCTTGTTGCTGAGTTCGAATTAGAGGAGGCGAAGGCTGCTGCAAAGGTTACTGGTGACGGATTTGACGGTTGGCATGTTGGGAGGTTGAAGCTGGCCAAAAACTTCAGCAAATCTCAATATTTGGCTCTtttggttgttttatttttaggaaCTCTATTTAAGATTATGGAGTAG